Genomic DNA from Nonomuraea rubra:
GGACAGCGCCGCGTTGATCCAGTCGGTGTCGTCCCGGTTGACGAGCAGGTGCCCGGGGACGAGGAGCACGTCCGCGCGGTAGACGGTCGAGTCGGGCCGGGTCTCGCCGTCGTCCAGGCCGACGGCCCACGGGTCGAGGACCTTGGCTCCGTGCCGGTCCAGGATCTCCCTGGGAAGGGTGAAGCCCTGCCACGACGGCCCGAATTTCTCGGTGGGGCCGGTTCTGGGAGCTTCGGGGGTGTAGTCGATGGTCATGCGCCGCCTCCGGTTCTTCCCTTCTGTGGCCTACGAGAGCGGATCGGGGGCGCCGATACGCACCGGCAGATAACGGAATGGTCACGATCCCCGAGCGGCTTGAATGCTTGCAGAAAGTTTCCGCAACATCCTTGCACAGCCTGCATGCGCTAGGTAACTTCCGGGCAATCCCCCGAAACTCCAAGAGAGTGCACCATGAAACGACTGAAGGCAGGCCTCGCCGCCCTGTTCACCATGGCGGCCGTTCTCGTGGACACCACCGGCGCGGCACAGGCCGCCCCTCCCGGCGACAGGGACGTGATCGCCAACCTCTGGAGCTGGAACTGGAACTCCGTGGCCAGGGAGTGCACCGGCCACCTCGGCCCCGCCGGCTACGGCGGCGTCCAGGTCTCCCCGCCCCAGGACTCCCTCACCAGGGGCGGCGCCGTCTGGTGGGACGTCTACCAGCCCGCCGGCTACACCCTGACCAGCAAGTTCGGCAACGAGGACCAGTTCGCGGCGATGGTGCGGGCCTGCCACGACGCGGGCGTCAAGGTCTACGCGGACGCCGTCGTCAACCACATGACCGGCCAGGGCAGCACCAGCTACGGCGGCGCGAGCTTCACCAAGTACAACTACCCGGGCCTGTACTCCCCCGCCGACTTCCACTACTACTCAGAGGACTGCGGCAACTCCGACAACCTCATCCACGACGGCGACTACGCCGGCAGCGCCCGCAACGTGCAGAACTGCGAGCTGGTCGGCCTGTCCGACCTGGAGACCGAGGAGCCGTACGTCCGCGGCGCCATCGCCGGCTACCTCAACAGGCTCATCGCGCTGGGCGTGGACGGCTTCCGCGTCGACGCCGCCAAGCACACCAGCCCGGCCGACCTGGGTGACATCTACGGCAGGCTGAACGGCTCGCCGTACATCTACCAGGAGGTCATCTACGGCCCCGGCGAGGCGGTGCAGCCCGGCCAGTACACCGGGATCGGCGACGTGCTGGAGTTCCAGTACGGCCGCTACCTGCGCGAGAAGTTCCACGGCAGCATCGCGGACCTGCGCACGTTCGGCGAGAGCTGGAACGGCATGCAGCCGTCGGGCAGGTCCGTCACGTTCGTCGCCAACCACGACACCGAGCGCGGCACCAGCGCGCTGAGCTACAAGGACGGGCCGGTGTACCGGCTGGCCACCATCTTCCAGCTCGCCTGGAACCACGGCACGCCGCAGGTGTACGACGGCTTCACCTGGAGCGACAGGGAGGCGGGGCCGCCGCACTCGAACGGGTTCGTCCGCGACGCCGTGTGCGGGAGCGGCTGGGAGTGCCTGCACCGCGACCCGGCGATCACCGGCATGGTCCGCTTCCACAACGCGGTCAGGGGCACCCCGGTCGCCAACTGGAGCTCCCCGAACCCCGACGTGATCGCCTTCAGCCGCGGCGCCGCGGGCTGGATCGTGATCAACAACGGCACCGGCTCGTACGCGGGCACGTTCCCGACCGGCCTGCCCGCCGGCACGTACGCCGACCTGACCGGCACCGGCACCGGCACCGGCACGGTCACCGTGAACGGCGGCGGCCAGGCCGCGGTCACCGTGCCCGCCAGGGGCGCGGTCGCGATCGTCGCCGGCGGCACGACCACGCCGCCCGCCCAGGTCCCCGTCACCTTCGGCGTGCACGCCACCACCACCTGGGGCACGAACGTCCATCTCGCCGGCTCCATCGGCGCCCTGAAGAACCGGAACCCGGCCGAGGCCATCCCGCTCTCCTCCGCCGCGGCCATCGACGCCACCTGGAAGTGATCAGGCGCCGATGGCGGCGCGCAACATCGGTAAGGCCCGCTCCAGCGCCCGCTCCCAGTAGGGCCAGGTGTGCGTGCCCGCACCGTAGAAGTCGGTGGTGATCTCCGCGCCCGCCGCCCGCGCCCGCTCGGCGAAGACCTTCGCCTGGCTCAGCAGCGCGCCCTCGAAGTCGCCCGAGGCGCCCGGCGGGTCCAGCGGCCCAGGCTCGCCGTCGCCGCAGGACACGTAGAGCGGGACTCCGCCCAGCCTCTCCGCGAGGCGGGCGGGGTTGTGCTCGTCCCATGCCTGCCCGTCTGGCTCGCCCCAGAGGGCGGCGGGGTCCTCGCCGTTCTCCCGGAGCAGCCTCCGCACGCCGGAGCGGTCGCCGGTGGTGTCGAGCACGCCGGAGAACGACGCGGCCGCGCGGAACAGGCCGGGATGGCGGGCGGCGTACACCATGGCGCCCAGCCCGCCCATCGACAGCCCGGCGACCGCCCGGTCCGGGCTCGCCCCGAACTCGGCCTCGATCAGCGGGATCAGCTCCTCGATGTGGAAGGTCTCCCACTTCGGGCCGCGTACCCAGTCGGAGTAGAAGCCGACGCGGCCGCCCTCGGGCACCACCACGATGGCGGGCAGCTCGCCGGTGAGCCGCTCCGCGCCGCCCTCGTCCACCCAGCCGAGGTGGCCGGCGCCGCAGCAGCCGTGCAGCAGGTAGAGCACCGGCCAGGGGCCCGAGCCGCGGGTCCAGCCGCGCGGGAGCAGCACGCGTACGGGGGTCTCGCGGCCGAGCGCGCGCGAGGCCACGGTCAGCGCCTGCCCGCGCTCGCCCACCGGCTCCCGCTCGACGATCCGCGCGCCGTCCACCTGGGCCGCGGGCGGCGCCGGAGCGGGTGTGCAGCCCAGGGCCGCCACCACGAGCACCGCCACGAGTGCTGCCCTGGCCCTCATCGCCCGGCCAGGGGGTCGAAGCCGCGCAGCATCATGCCCTGGCCGCGTGATCGGTGCACGTCGTCGGCGGGCCGGTCCTCGGGGTCGCGGAACTGCACGAGCAGCGTCGTACGGGCCTCGCCCGACCGGTTGATCCCGGACCCGTGCACGGTCAGGTAGCCGATGAACAGCACGTCGCCCGCCTCCGCCTCGACCGGCACCGCCTTCTCCAGCGGCCACCGCTCCGGCGGCAGGTGCCAGCCGCCCTCCTCGACGTGTGGCAGCGGCCCGTCCCTGTGGCTGCCCGGCACGACCCGCACGCAGCCCTTCTCCTCGGGCGCGTCGTCGAAGTGGAAGATGGCCGCGCCGACCGTGTGGCGGGTGTGCGGGAAGTGCGCGGCGTCCTGGTGCATCGGGAACGGCGAGCCCTTCTCCGCTGGCTTGACGAAGATCTTGGTGTGGTGGAGCTGGACGTTCTCCGACCCGATCAGGGCCGCCGCCACGTCGGTGAAGCGCGGGTCGAGCATGAGCCGGGCGAACGCGGCCGAGTGGAACTGCGCGTCGTGGCAGTGGCGCAGCTCGGTGGCGATCCCGGCCAGCCGCCTGGCGCTGCCCCAGGTGGGGTCGTACGGGCGTAACCGCGACAGCACCGCGTGGCACTCCTCGCGGTAGGCCCGCGCCTCGTCCTTGCCGATCAGCCCTCTGACCAGCAGGTAACCGTGGTCCCGGTAGAACCGGGTCATCGAAGAATCGGCCATCCCACACTCCCGGTGCCGCGCGGTCCCTCTCACTGTGTGCCCGCGAAGCCGCCGGGGGAAGAGTGGCGGCCCGCGAAGCCGCCGGGGAAGGGCGGCGGCCGCGCCGCCACCCTTCCGGGCGTTACCGGCAGGTCACCGGGTGCTCGCCTTGACCCGGGCAGTACGTCACTTGGA
This window encodes:
- a CDS encoding alpha/beta hydrolase — encoded protein: MAVLVVAALGCTPAPAPPAAQVDGARIVEREPVGERGQALTVASRALGRETPVRVLLPRGWTRGSGPWPVLYLLHGCCGAGHLGWVDEGGAERLTGELPAIVVVPEGGRVGFYSDWVRGPKWETFHIEELIPLIEAEFGASPDRAVAGLSMGGLGAMVYAARHPGLFRAAASFSGVLDTTGDRSGVRRLLRENGEDPAALWGEPDGQAWDEHNPARLAERLGGVPLYVSCGDGEPGPLDPPGASGDFEGALLSQAKVFAERARAAGAEITTDFYGAGTHTWPYWERALERALPMLRAAIGA
- a CDS encoding alpha-amylase family glycosyl hydrolase; the protein is MKRLKAGLAALFTMAAVLVDTTGAAQAAPPGDRDVIANLWSWNWNSVARECTGHLGPAGYGGVQVSPPQDSLTRGGAVWWDVYQPAGYTLTSKFGNEDQFAAMVRACHDAGVKVYADAVVNHMTGQGSTSYGGASFTKYNYPGLYSPADFHYYSEDCGNSDNLIHDGDYAGSARNVQNCELVGLSDLETEEPYVRGAIAGYLNRLIALGVDGFRVDAAKHTSPADLGDIYGRLNGSPYIYQEVIYGPGEAVQPGQYTGIGDVLEFQYGRYLREKFHGSIADLRTFGESWNGMQPSGRSVTFVANHDTERGTSALSYKDGPVYRLATIFQLAWNHGTPQVYDGFTWSDREAGPPHSNGFVRDAVCGSGWECLHRDPAITGMVRFHNAVRGTPVANWSSPNPDVIAFSRGAAGWIVINNGTGSYAGTFPTGLPAGTYADLTGTGTGTGTVTVNGGGQAAVTVPARGAVAIVAGGTTTPPAQVPVTFGVHATTTWGTNVHLAGSIGALKNRNPAEAIPLSSAAAIDATWK
- a CDS encoding phytanoyl-CoA dioxygenase family protein, which encodes MADSSMTRFYRDHGYLLVRGLIGKDEARAYREECHAVLSRLRPYDPTWGSARRLAGIATELRHCHDAQFHSAAFARLMLDPRFTDVAAALIGSENVQLHHTKIFVKPAEKGSPFPMHQDAAHFPHTRHTVGAAIFHFDDAPEEKGCVRVVPGSHRDGPLPHVEEGGWHLPPERWPLEKAVPVEAEAGDVLFIGYLTVHGSGINRSGEARTTLLVQFRDPEDRPADDVHRSRGQGMMLRGFDPLAGR